A stretch of Aerococcus urinaehominis DNA encodes these proteins:
- a CDS encoding gamma-glutamyl-gamma-aminobutyrate hydrolase family protein → MTKPLIGVTSADRIFFQTDYFEGIRVSYALSTITNAVIAAGGLPVNIPIHQPELAKDYINNLDGLVLSGGTDVSPQMYEETPLPKIDRIDPLRDQREIALVKAAFAKKIPVLGICRGFQLVNVILGGSLYQDLSYLEDQMIQHDQLANSNIPVHRISVDSQSHYGSFTPDQTWINSYHHQAIKDLAPDLKRVAWADDGIVEAAEVLDDRYDFMGVQYHPESLADEYPVHHALFEDFIVRAQQKHQH, encoded by the coding sequence ATGACAAAACCACTAATTGGTGTGACATCTGCTGACCGAATTTTTTTCCAAACGGATTATTTTGAAGGCATTCGTGTATCTTATGCCCTATCAACGATTACCAATGCTGTGATTGCAGCGGGCGGACTACCGGTTAATATTCCTATTCACCAACCTGAACTCGCTAAGGACTACATTAATAATTTAGATGGCTTAGTACTATCTGGTGGTACTGATGTCTCGCCACAAATGTATGAGGAGACTCCACTACCAAAAATTGACCGCATTGATCCTTTGCGTGACCAGCGGGAAATTGCCTTGGTTAAGGCAGCATTTGCTAAAAAAATTCCAGTATTAGGAATTTGCCGGGGCTTTCAGTTAGTTAATGTGATTCTGGGCGGTAGTCTTTACCAGGATTTGTCTTATTTGGAAGACCAGATGATCCAACATGATCAATTAGCCAACTCTAATATTCCAGTCCATAGGATCAGTGTAGATAGCCAGTCTCATTACGGGTCTTTTACACCTGATCAAACTTGGATCAATTCCTACCACCACCAAGCCATTAAAGATTTAGCTCCTGATTTGAAAAGGGTAGCCTGGGCTGATGACGGCATTGTAGAGGCTGCGGAAGTTCTTGATGATCGCTATGACTTTATGGGGGTCCAGTATCACCCTGAAAGTTTGGCTGATGAATATCCTGTTCACCATGCTCTATTTGAAGATTTTATTGTTAGAGCGCAACAAAAGCATCAGCATTAA
- a CDS encoding putative glycoside hydrolase produces MKKKAATLLMTSFLLVGCQKNLESESKKAQENFQDAITAINEIQAAEDQLSEDFKKDIAADESLTILTKKDGASQTNLKSRQDAFSDLKKANDNFQDNISWLAEDGQAQDLAQAGQAAGESLNAYIQDYQSLLEAEDNFYQHLTKEEADLASFDDGISQLNQMHQQAQADLAQASQATPAIMAVDTSAKLEEGPTELSVNTGGQFIERPSRLPGKFTFDSGVDIAYPEEGVKGIYFSAHGMGTPEIYQRNIDLIKSSGLNSVVIDYKSDWGSITTDVETDDKLIQSMVQKTFDKNDVMATLEENQIYPIARITTFKDNFAATDKPEWSFRDSNGEVWTDDIGAAYLNPYNKEVWAYVVDIAKEAAKAGFKDIQFDYVRFPEAFDSLATELDYDMGDYAEYGKDSVEARQLAIADFLAYAKKELEVYGVEVSADIFGYVTTSGSATGIGQDYAAIAENVDAISAMIYPSHWTPGDFGIAAPDKEPGAVVEHYITAELALNNNLSHPPKSRPWLQDFTASYLPDGMYIDYNAPQVQAQIDTLAEHGVHEYLLWDASNDYSTGVNY; encoded by the coding sequence ATGAAGAAAAAAGCAGCGACGCTCTTGATGACTAGCTTTTTATTGGTAGGTTGTCAAAAAAATCTTGAAAGTGAAAGTAAAAAGGCCCAGGAAAACTTCCAAGATGCTATCACGGCTATCAATGAAATTCAAGCCGCTGAAGATCAACTGTCTGAAGATTTCAAAAAAGATATCGCAGCTGATGAAAGCTTAACCATATTAACTAAGAAGGATGGTGCCAGCCAGACCAATCTTAAAAGTCGGCAAGATGCCTTTTCTGACCTAAAAAAGGCTAATGATAATTTCCAAGATAACATTAGCTGGCTAGCTGAAGATGGCCAAGCTCAAGATTTGGCCCAAGCTGGCCAAGCCGCAGGTGAAAGTCTGAATGCCTATATCCAAGACTACCAGAGCCTGCTCGAAGCAGAGGATAACTTTTACCAACATCTAACTAAAGAAGAAGCTGATTTAGCAAGTTTTGATGATGGGATTTCTCAGCTTAACCAAATGCATCAACAAGCCCAAGCCGATCTAGCCCAAGCCAGCCAAGCGACACCAGCTATTATGGCTGTTGATACTAGCGCAAAACTTGAAGAGGGACCGACTGAACTCAGCGTTAATACCGGTGGTCAATTTATCGAGCGGCCGTCACGCCTGCCTGGTAAATTTACTTTTGATTCAGGCGTAGATATTGCCTATCCAGAAGAGGGCGTTAAGGGTATTTACTTCTCAGCTCACGGTATGGGAACACCAGAAATCTACCAACGTAATATTGATTTGATTAAATCTTCTGGTCTTAACTCTGTCGTTATTGACTATAAGTCTGACTGGGGTTCAATCACTACCGATGTCGAAACTGATGATAAGCTAATTCAGTCCATGGTGCAGAAAACTTTCGATAAGAATGACGTTATGGCTACCCTGGAAGAAAACCAAATCTATCCAATCGCTCGAATCACAACTTTCAAAGATAACTTTGCTGCTACTGATAAACCTGAATGGTCCTTCCGTGATAGCAATGGTGAAGTTTGGACTGACGATATTGGCGCAGCCTACCTAAATCCATATAACAAAGAAGTTTGGGCCTACGTTGTTGATATCGCTAAAGAAGCAGCTAAGGCTGGTTTTAAAGATATCCAATTTGATTATGTCCGCTTCCCAGAAGCCTTCGATAGTCTAGCAACTGAATTAGATTATGATATGGGAGATTATGCCGAATATGGTAAAGATTCTGTCGAAGCTCGCCAGTTAGCTATTGCCGATTTCTTAGCCTATGCTAAGAAGGAGCTAGAAGTATATGGTGTTGAAGTCTCTGCCGATATCTTTGGCTATGTAACAACATCTGGATCAGCTACTGGTATCGGCCAAGACTACGCAGCAATTGCTGAAAATGTTGATGCTATCTCAGCTATGATTTATCCATCTCATTGGACGCCGGGTGATTTTGGTATTGCCGCACCTGATAAGGAACCTGGTGCTGTTGTTGAACACTATATTACAGCTGAACTAGCCCTTAATAACAACTTAAGTCATCCACCTAAATCTCGTCCTTGGTTACAGGATTTCACCGCATCATACCTACCAGACGGTATGTATATCGACTACAATGCACCTCAAGTCCAGGCCCAAATTGACACCCTAGCCGAACACGGTGTCCATGAATATCTACTATGGGATGCTAGTAACGATTATTCAACTGGAGTTAATTATTAA
- a CDS encoding putative RNA methyltransferase — translation MLVSKKDLAKQRLAQVSPLMTCPFCQNNLTCQDYQLICNQGHTFDIAKQGYLNLAPNHQEKHYDKNLFSSRYQIMGQLKLYSGLYQTIKDCLVQAGATFNSNQVLVNLGCGEASQAYQLSQVLSPCPKIIGLDLAKDGISQAAKHYSQGLWLVADLARIPMKDHTIDYLCTILSPSNYSEAKRVLKESGFYIKVIPGTNYLKEIRQAILPPDQVDHQSQDSIDIFASHFPTYHEIRYQDQVSLNTSQALNLVNMTPLTWQLDENQRQLLAQKLKQITIDLIVLVANQQ, via the coding sequence ATGCTCGTCAGTAAAAAAGACCTAGCCAAGCAAAGATTAGCACAAGTCTCCCCCCTCATGACCTGCCCCTTCTGCCAAAATAACCTTACTTGCCAAGACTACCAGCTAATTTGTAACCAGGGGCATACTTTTGATATCGCTAAACAAGGCTACCTCAACTTGGCCCCCAACCACCAAGAAAAACACTATGATAAAAATCTCTTTTCCAGTCGCTACCAAATCATGGGCCAGTTGAAGTTGTATAGTGGTCTCTACCAGACCATCAAGGATTGCCTAGTCCAGGCGGGGGCAACCTTTAATAGCAACCAAGTGTTGGTCAATCTCGGCTGTGGCGAAGCTAGCCAGGCCTACCAACTCAGTCAAGTACTCTCGCCCTGCCCCAAAATTATCGGCCTGGATCTAGCTAAGGATGGTATTAGCCAAGCTGCCAAGCACTATAGTCAGGGTCTGTGGCTAGTCGCTGACCTAGCACGTATCCCCATGAAGGACCACACGATAGATTATTTATGCACCATTCTCTCTCCTTCCAACTATAGTGAAGCAAAAAGAGTGCTCAAGGAATCAGGCTTCTATATAAAAGTTATTCCCGGCACCAACTACCTAAAAGAAATTCGCCAGGCCATCCTACCACCAGACCAAGTCGACCATCAAAGCCAAGACTCCATTGATATATTCGCTAGTCACTTCCCGACTTACCATGAAATCCGTTACCAGGATCAAGTCTCTTTAAATACTAGCCAAGCCCTTAATCTAGTCAATATGACGCCCTTAACTTGGCAACTAGATGAAAACCAGCGTCAGTTACTCGCACAAAAATTAAAACAAATTACAATTGACCTAATTGTCCTAGTAGCTAACCAACAATAA